Proteins encoded by one window of Salvia splendens isolate huo1 chromosome 5, SspV2, whole genome shotgun sequence:
- the LOC121802242 gene encoding transcription factor TGA2.3-like, with amino-acid sequence MHSFKSTVTQQAIALTSSDVYCHSQPSFYLRGEEGSRNGARFSDLGELEQSPGNGFHHDDALNLSRSSMYNDLKASDVSVVSSNLQFGGLNNSLGSAEMVSSATGIDAGQFMSHKGPIVDFCGGGGAMGNGQFENWGDSGVVADHSQQTDTSTDTEDKNQYHGVHNERLMGADSMDQLNEKIGDQKTLRRLAQNREAARKSRMRKKAYVQQLENSRLKLTQLEQELKKVRQQGVLAASGYHADHSLGGNGNVAFDLDYARWLDEHQRLINDLRIAVNSHVGDSELRLLVEGMISHYDEIFRLKSAGAKSDVFHMLSGMWKTPAERCFMWLGGFRCSEVLKILGNQIEPLTEQQLVGICNLQQSSQQAEDALSQGMEALQQSLVETLSSNALAPRNSANVADYMGQMAIAMSKLATLENFLHQADLLRRQMLQQLQRILTTRQAARALLAISDHRSRLRALSSLWLARPKE; translated from the exons TGTATTGCCATTCTCAGCCATCATTTTACCTCAG GGGTGAAGAAGGTAGTAGAAATGGGGCTCGCTTTTCGGATCTTGGGGAGCTCGAGCAGTCTCCTGGAAATGGGTTTCATCATGATGATGCTTTGAACTTAAGCAGAA GCTCAATGTACAATGATTTGAAGGCAAGCGATGTTTCTGTTGTGTCTAGTAACTTGCAGTTTGGTGGCCTTAACAAC AGCTTGGGTTCGGCAGAGATGGTTTCATCAGCAACAGGGATTGACGCAGGCCAATTCATGTCACACAAGGGGCCAATTGTGGATttctgtggcggtggtggtgctaTGGGAAATGGCCAGTTTGAAAACTGGGGTGATTCAGGGGTGGTGGCAGATCACAGCCAGCAGACTGACACTTCTACAGACACTGAGGACAAAAACCAG TATCATGGAGTGCACAATGAAAGATTGATGGGCGCAGACTCTATGGACCAATTGAATGAGAAAATCGGAGACCAAAAG ACACTGCGTAGGCTAGCTCAGAATCGTGAAGCAGCTCGGAAGAGCCGAATGAGGAAAAAG GCCTATGTTCAACAGCTTGAGAATAGTCGGCTGAAGCTCACGCAACTGGAGCAGGAGCTGAAAAAAGTACGGCAGCAG GGTGTATTAGCCGCATCTGGATATCATGCAGATCATTCTCTAGGTGGAAATG GGAATGTGGCATTTGACCTAGATTATGCGAGATGGCTTGATGAACACCAGCGGCTGATTAATGATCTCAGAATTGCTGTAAATTCTCATGTGGGAGACAGTGAACTCCGGCTTCTTGTTGAGGGCATGATATCTCATTATGATGAGATATTCCGCCTTAAGAGTGCTGGTGCAAAATCAGACGTCTTTCACATGCTTTCGGGCATGTGGAAGACTCCTGCTGAGAGGTGCTTCATGTGGTTAGGAGGATTTCGCTGCTCTGAGGTTCTTAAG ATACTCGGAAACCAAATCGAGCCATTAACAGAGCAACAGTTGGTGGGGATTTGCAACCTGCAGCAATCCTCCCAACAGGCTGAGGATGCCTTGTCTCAAGGGATGGAAGCTCTTCAACAGTCACTCGTAGAGACACTCTCCTCAAATGCCCTCGCCCCTCGTAACTCTGCAAACGTGGCTGACTATATGGGGCAGATGGCCATTGCCATGAGCAAGCTTGCCACACTTGAGAATTTCCTTCATCAG GCCGACCTCCTGAGACGCCAGATGTTGCAACAACTGCAACGAATACTAACAACTCGTCAAGCTGCTCGTGCTCTTCTTGCCATCAGTGATCACAGATCAAGGCTCCGAGCTCTGAGCTCGTTGTGGCTAGCACGCCCTAAGGAATAA
- the LOC121802243 gene encoding uncharacterized protein LOC121802243, with protein sequence MDFQLQELEYEYDVFYSELRKQVLQLTAEDDDDDVQEHKIKNSNAVAAQKEGRRGYYDWPQHNEEVAAPTWIMNASITGNGTGVFIPQIVQSRRKNRSRRKRNERGQTNKGVEKTED encoded by the exons ATGGATTTTCAGTTACAGGAGTTGGAATACGAGTATGATGTTTTCTACAGTGAGCTAAGGAAACAAGTCTTGCAACTCACAGCAGaagacgacgatgatgatgttcaagaacacaaaatcaagaattcGAACGCGGTTGCAGCCCAGAAAGAAGGCCGTCGTGGATATTACGACTGGCCACAGCATAACGAGGAGGTTGCAGCGCCTACGTGGATCATGAATGCGTCGATAACTGGAAACGGGACTGGTGTGTTCATCCCACAAATTGTGCAGTCAAGGAGGAAGAACAGATCAA GAAGGAAGAGGAACGAAAGAGGACAAACAAACAAGGGCGTTGAGAAAACTGAAGATTAG
- the LOC121802938 gene encoding probable carboxylesterase 6, whose product MSAMIMGTDLSRLQMKSKAPQQKLQVVEEIEGLIKVHNDGHVDRPEIVPNVGCSLVPDLGVTCRDAIIDKYTNIWARIYVPTAANKLPLLLYFHGGGFCVGSASWSCYHELLAKLAARAGCAVFSVSYRLAPEHPLPAAYDDGVKAAVWAKQQEFAGVGSEWWAGRCDFSRIFLGGDSAGANIAYNVGLRANSIGVGVKGLLLIQPFFGGVARTRSEMCVARSALTLAASDAYWRMALPAGAGRDHPWCSTAGSEFGILRRAGAAVLVCVAEADILRDRNLEFCGGLAREGVRVEQVVSKGVGHAFHILNKSRLAQTRLHELLSHVKNFVGR is encoded by the coding sequence ATGTCTGCGATGATAATGGGCACAGATCTGAGCAGACTCCAAATGAAAAGCAAAGCTCCCCAACAAAAACTTCAAGTAGTTGAGGAAATTGAGGGCCTCATTAAGGTACACAACGACGGCCACGTGGATCGCCCCGAAATCGTGCCAAATGTTGGGTGCTCATTGGTCCCTGACCTCGGGGTCACTTGCCGCGACGCGATCATCGACAAGTACACCAATATCTGGGCACGTATCTACGTCCCAACCGCCGCCAACAAACTGCCCTTGCTCCTCTACTTCCACGGCGGCGGATTCTGCGTCGGCTCCGCATCCTGGAGCTGCTACCACGAACTACTCGCCAAGCTCGCCGCCAGAGCCGGCTGCGCCGTCTTCTCCGTCAGCTACAGGCTGGCGCCGGAGCACCCCCTCCCCGCGGCCTACGACGACGGCGTCAAGGCGGCGGTCTGGGCCAAGCAGCAGGAGTTCGCCGGCGTCGGCAGCGAGTGGTGGGCCGGCAGATGCGATTTCTCTAGAATATTCCTCGGCGGCGACAGCGCCGGGGCTAACATCGCTTATAATGTGGGGCTGAGGGCGAATTCAATCGGCGTCGGAGTCAAGGGTTTGTTATTGATACAGCCGTTTTTCGGCGGCGTGGCGCGGACGCGGTCGGAGATGTGCGTGGCGCGGTCGGCGCTGACGCTGGCGGCGTCGGACGCGTACTGGCGGATGGCGCTGCCGGCGGGGGCGGGACGCGACCACCCGTGGTGCAGTACTGCGGGATCGGAATTTGGAATTTTGCGGCGGGCGGGGGCGGCGGTGTTGGTTTGCGTGGCGGAGGCGGATATATTGAGGGATCGGAATTTGGAATTTTGCGGCGGTTTGGCGAGGGAAGGGGTGAGGGTGGAGCAAGTGGTGAGTAAAGGCGTTGGGCATGCTTTTCACATTCTGAATAAGTCGCGTTTGGCTCAAACGCGTCTTCATGAGTTGTTGTCGCATGTAAAGAATTTTGTGGGTAGATGA